CGGATTGCTCCGGGATTTTGCTTTATCTTCTTATTATTTATGTTTTGGAACAATAACTGTATTTCCACCCATATATGGCTGTAATGCCTCTGGAATCTTCACAGAACCATCTGCCTGAAGGTTATTTTCAAGGAATGCAATCAGCATTCTTGGTGGTGCAACTACTGTATTGTTCAAAGTATGTGCAAAATATTTGCTTCCATCATTTCCTTTCACACGAATTCCAAGTCTTCTAGCCTGTGCATCGCCAAGGTTTGAGCAGCTTCCTACTTCGAAGTATTTCTTCTGTCTTGGAGACCATGCTTCAACATCCACAGATTTTACTTTCAAGTCTGCTAAGTCTCCAGAGCAGCACTCTAATGTACGTACTGGAATATCCATGCTTCTGAAGAGATCTACTGTGTTCTGCCACAATTTATCATACCATTCTTTGCTGTCTTCTGGTTTGCAGACAACGATCATTTCCTGTTTTTCAAACTGGTGAATACGATATACTCCACGTTCTTCAATACCATGTGCTCCTTTTTCTTTACGGAAGCAAGGTGAGTAACTTGTCAATGTCTGTGGAAGCTGATCTTCTGTAAGCTGTGTATCGATAAATTTACCAATCATAGAATGCTCACTTGTTCCGATCAGATATAAATCTTCACCTTCGATTTTGTACATCATTGCATCCATCTCTGCAAAACTCATAACACCTGTAACTACGTTACTTCTGATCATAAATGGTGGTACGCAATATGTGAATCCACGGTTGATCATAAAGTCTCTTGCATAAGAGATTACTGCTGAGTGAAGTCTTGCGATATCTCCCATCAGATAATAGAATCCGTTTCCTGCAACTTTTCTTGCACTGTCAAGATCAAGACCATCAAAACTTTCCATAATCTCTGCGTGATATGGAATTTCAAAATCTGGAACAACTGGCTCACCATAACGTTCTACTTCCACATTTTCGCTGTCATCTTTACCAATCGGTACAGATGGATCGATGATATTTGGAATTGTCATCATATCTTTTTTCAGTTTTTCTTCTACTTCCTTCTCTTCTTTTGAAAGAGCCTCGATTCTATCTCCATTAGCAGCAACTTGTTTCTTTACTTCTTCTGCTTCTTCTTTTTTGCCCTGTGCCATCAATGCACCGATCTGTTTAGAAATTTTATTTTTTTCAGCTCTCAGAGCTTCTACTTCCTGTTTGATTTCACGGTTTCTTGCATCTAACTCTAACACTTCATCTACCAATGGTAATTTTGCATCCTGGAATTTGTTACGAATATTCTGTTTTACAACCTCCGGATTTGATCTCACAAATTTAATATCTAACATCTCATCTTCCTCCTCTTACTCTGTTTTGAGATTTTATACATTTTAATTATTTTGGACAATTATGCCCTTTTTGCTGTTTTCTTAAAATCTACATCTTTTATATCATATACTTCTTGGAAAATTGCACGCTCCAAAGATTCTTTTTCTTCTTCACCTAATTCCACATAGCTCTTTCCGTTTATTATTTCTTTAATATAAGTATAACAACCTTCACGACTATGCATTGCATTTAATAGCCATCCACTGTTTTGATCATTTAACATAGTAAGTACAAAACTTAAATTTCCTCCCATTTCGTTAAATGCATCATAACGGACAATTCCAACTTTTTGGTATGTCTTTTGCACTTGTTTTCTAAGATTTCTGACTTCCTCTTTGTTTTCTTTTGCAATTTTCTCTACTTCATCTAATAAACTAAATTTTTCAAAGAAACTCTCTTCGAGATTCTTTCCGTCTTTTCCTTTCAAAAATGTTGTATAGGCTGCTTTTAATCGATTATACTTCATATTGATATTGATTAAAAGTATAAACAGAACTACCTGCACTAAAAACAACGCTATAATCAAATACATCGGATCTATTTTCATACTTGACAAAATCCACCTTTCACTATCTATATATCTTCTTTTTACATTTATACATTATGGATTGTCATCATCAAATCATATATTCTCTCAAGTTCTTCTTCCGAATAATATTCAATTTCTATTTTTCCTTTTCCATTTGCTTTCGCATTGATATTTACTTTTGTACCCATAATGGATTTCATTTTTTCAGCAATATCATTATATATAAACTGATGTTCCGGAGTTGTCTTTTTTACCTCTTTTTTAGGATTCTTTAAAGACTTAACAAGTTTCTCTGTTTCTCGAACACTCAGTTTCTCATCGAAAATCTTTGTAGCAAGTAAATATTGTTGTTCTTCATCTTCAATTGCAAGAAGTGCACGAGCGTGTCCTGTACTGATCATATCATCTATAATCATTTGTTTTACTTTATCTGATAATTTCAAAAGTCGCATAGAATTCGTTACTGCTGTACGACTCTTTGACACTCTTTCTGCCACTTCATCTTGTTTTAAATGAAATTCCTCCAACAAACGTTTAAATGCCATTGCTTCTTCTATAGGATTTAAATTTTCACGTTGAATATTTTCAATCAATGATATTTCAACTATTTCCTGATCTGTATAAGATTTGATTAAAACCGGCACCTCTTTTAATCCCGCCAGTTTTGCAGCTCTCCATCTTCTTTCACCTGCAATGATTTCGTAATAATCTTTCTTTTTCTGAACTAATAATGGCTGTAAAACACCAAATTGTTTGATTGAATCTGCAAGTTCTAATAATGCATCTTCATCGAATTCTTTTCTTGGCTGATCACGATTCGGCTCGACCTGATTAATCTTTAATAATATTTCACTAGCTTTCGGGTCTTCTTTTATTTTTTTAGCCGGAGATACTTTTACTTCACTATTATTCTTTTTCGTTTCCGGTTTTGTCAGCTTATCGCTTTTATTTGGAATCAAACTGTCCAGTCCTTTTCCAAGTCCATTTCTCTTTACCGCCATCAGTCGTCTTCCTCCCCTTTGTTGATTACTTCTTCGGCCAGTAACATATAACTTTCTGCACCTGTAGATTTTGGATCATACAGGTTAATTGGCATACCATAACTAGGAGCCTCTGCCAGTCTGATATTTCTTGGGATAATTGTTTTATATATCGTTTGATCCAAATTATCCTTTACATTTTCTACAACCTGCAGCGAAAGATTTGTACGTGCATCATACATTGTAAAGACTACTCCTTCAATTTTCAAAGAAGGATTTAATCTTTCTTGAACAAGTTCGATTGTATGAATTAATTGGCTTAATCCTTCCAATGCATAATACTCACATTGAATTGGAACCAAAACTGAATCCGCTGTAGTCATTGCATTAATTGTAAGCATACTCAATGCCGGTGGACAATCAATAATAACATAATCGTAATTATCTCTTACTCTTGCCACTTCGTCTCGAATAATAAACTCCTTATTATCAACACCGATTAATTCAATTTCTGCTGCCGACAGATTTATATTAGAAGGAAGTACATCTAAGTTTTCAATTACATTTTTACAAATACAATCTTCTATTTTTGCATTACCTATGATTAAATCATACGCATTATATTCCACTTCATCCTTATCTACGCCAAGTCCACTCGACATATTTCCCTGTGGGTCGAGGTCAATTGACAAAACTTTTTTTCCAAAACTTGCAAGACAAGATGATAAATTAATTGCCGTTGTTGTTTTTCCAACTCCGCCCTTTTGGTTTGCAATAGCGATAATTCTACTCATTTTTGTACTCCTTTCGCGTTACTTCCATATTATATCACCAAACCAAAAGAGATTCTACTGCAAATCTTTTTTTCTCTAAAATGTTTCACGTGAAACATTATTTTATTGTTCTGTTGTGAAGTTTCACAAAAATGTTTCACGTGAAACATTTTGCAATTTATTAATTTATTTTTTCATCTGGAAAAGGTTTTATCCATTCTCATTTTGTAGTATAATAGATATGATTTTACAACTGTAAATTCAAAAAGTAAAAATCCAAATACACTATTTCAAAATGTCAGGAGGTTGATTTTTTTGAGTTTTAAAAAGAAATTTTTAACTTTATCTGCAATAACAGCTGGTACATTAAGTGCACTTCATATATTTAATCGATTCATATATCATATTTCTACTATAGATAATATTCTTGCCAAGAATGGTGAGAATTATTACGATTGGACTTACGGCCGCATTTTTTATACAAAAGAAGGCTCCGGTTCTCCGATTTTGTTAGTTCATGATTTAAATGTCTGTAGTTCTTCTTACGAATGGAATAAGATAAAAAATGATCTTGCAAAGACAAATACTGTATACACTATTGATTTGCTTGGTTGCGGATTGTCT
This Ruminococcus hominis DNA region includes the following protein-coding sequences:
- the serS gene encoding serine--tRNA ligase, whose amino-acid sequence is MLDIKFVRSNPEVVKQNIRNKFQDAKLPLVDEVLELDARNREIKQEVEALRAEKNKISKQIGALMAQGKKEEAEEVKKQVAANGDRIEALSKEEKEVEEKLKKDMMTIPNIIDPSVPIGKDDSENVEVERYGEPVVPDFEIPYHAEIMESFDGLDLDSARKVAGNGFYYLMGDIARLHSAVISYARDFMINRGFTYCVPPFMIRSNVVTGVMSFAEMDAMMYKIEGEDLYLIGTSEHSMIGKFIDTQLTEDQLPQTLTSYSPCFRKEKGAHGIEERGVYRIHQFEKQEMIVVCKPEDSKEWYDKLWQNTVDLFRSMDIPVRTLECCSGDLADLKVKSVDVEAWSPRQKKYFEVGSCSNLGDAQARRLGIRVKGNDGSKYFAHTLNNTVVAPPRMLIAFLENNLQADGSVKIPEALQPYMGGNTVIVPKHK
- a CDS encoding DUF4446 family protein, yielding MKIDPMYLIIALFLVQVVLFILLININMKYNRLKAAYTTFLKGKDGKNLEESFFEKFSLLDEVEKIAKENKEEVRNLRKQVQKTYQKVGIVRYDAFNEMGGNLSFVLTMLNDQNSGWLLNAMHSREGCYTYIKEIINGKSYVELGEEEKESLERAIFQEVYDIKDVDFKKTAKRA
- a CDS encoding ParB/RepB/Spo0J family partition protein, with translation MAVKRNGLGKGLDSLIPNKSDKLTKPETKKNNSEVKVSPAKKIKEDPKASEILLKINQVEPNRDQPRKEFDEDALLELADSIKQFGVLQPLLVQKKKDYYEIIAGERRWRAAKLAGLKEVPVLIKSYTDQEIVEISLIENIQRENLNPIEEAMAFKRLLEEFHLKQDEVAERVSKSRTAVTNSMRLLKLSDKVKQMIIDDMISTGHARALLAIEDEEQQYLLATKIFDEKLSVRETEKLVKSLKNPKKEVKKTTPEHQFIYNDIAEKMKSIMGTKVNINAKANGKGKIEIEYYSEEELERIYDLMMTIHNV
- a CDS encoding ParA family protein, encoding MSRIIAIANQKGGVGKTTTAINLSSCLASFGKKVLSIDLDPQGNMSSGLGVDKDEVEYNAYDLIIGNAKIEDCICKNVIENLDVLPSNINLSAAEIELIGVDNKEFIIRDEVARVRDNYDYVIIDCPPALSMLTINAMTTADSVLVPIQCEYYALEGLSQLIHTIELVQERLNPSLKIEGVVFTMYDARTNLSLQVVENVKDNLDQTIYKTIIPRNIRLAEAPSYGMPINLYDPKSTGAESYMLLAEEVINKGEEDD